From Variovorax sp. PMC12, the proteins below share one genomic window:
- a CDS encoding methyl-accepting chemotaxis protein — protein MTSATDPRPPRPLNILGRRLLATFSVVLLLTLAGSGIGIWSLAKVTGATHEAIQQNGVSERLVVDAYRLQAINAERYKAMALSSEPEVGEILAADIQATETQYNALMQQVDQRLKSEPDRALLAQIETAGTSFKAAVKELIAARDSGLTERIRNVYSQRFQPGSAALLAAVSRLAQAQRDAMDAADARIDGLSASARLALVAFCAAALLVGAVLAQWLVRSISRPIRAAGETAQRVASLDLRQDIEGHARDEAGQMLQALGAMQGALRELVERVRESVQNVRVAAGDMAQGNSELSSRTEEAASSLQQTAAALELVMRNVAQSSEAAGRAEQMAGAAATVAAQGGEVVSQVVGTMQDIHRASHKMADIIGVIDGIAFQTNILALNAAVEAARAGESGRGFAVVAAEVRQLATRSAAAAREIKGLIENSVQRIEAGTQLADSAGQTMGRIMASIRQVAGTVNDITEATHAQTRDIGQINTAVSRLDRMTQQNSALVEESAAASQGLRDQARSLEALISQFVLPGDGEAARQDAQWLPARGNTPARKARLAATPKDRLLPA, from the coding sequence GTGACTTCCGCCACCGACCCGCGCCCTCCCCGTCCCCTCAACATCCTCGGCCGCCGGCTGCTGGCCACTTTCAGCGTCGTGCTGCTGCTGACCCTTGCGGGCTCGGGCATCGGCATCTGGTCGCTGGCCAAGGTGACCGGCGCCACGCATGAAGCCATCCAGCAGAACGGCGTGTCCGAACGCCTGGTGGTCGACGCCTACCGGCTGCAGGCGATCAACGCCGAGCGCTACAAGGCGATGGCGCTGAGCTCCGAGCCCGAGGTCGGCGAGATCCTCGCGGCCGACATCCAGGCGACGGAAACGCAATACAACGCGCTGATGCAGCAGGTCGACCAGCGCCTGAAGTCCGAGCCCGACCGCGCATTGCTCGCGCAGATCGAAACCGCGGGCACCAGCTTCAAGGCGGCCGTGAAAGAGCTGATCGCGGCACGCGACTCGGGCCTGACCGAGCGCATCCGCAACGTCTATTCGCAGCGCTTCCAGCCGGGCTCGGCCGCGCTGCTGGCGGCGGTGTCCAGGCTCGCGCAGGCGCAGCGCGACGCCATGGATGCAGCCGACGCCCGCATCGACGGCCTGAGCGCGTCGGCGCGGCTGGCGCTGGTGGCGTTCTGCGCGGCGGCGTTGCTGGTGGGCGCGGTGCTGGCGCAGTGGCTGGTGCGCAGCATCAGCAGGCCGATCCGCGCGGCCGGCGAAACGGCCCAGCGCGTGGCCAGCCTCGACCTGCGGCAGGACATCGAGGGCCACGCACGCGACGAGGCCGGGCAGATGCTGCAGGCGCTGGGCGCGATGCAGGGCGCGCTGCGCGAACTGGTCGAGCGGGTGCGCGAATCGGTGCAGAACGTGCGCGTGGCGGCCGGCGACATGGCGCAGGGCAATTCGGAACTTTCGTCGCGCACGGAAGAAGCCGCGTCGAGCCTGCAGCAGACGGCTGCCGCGCTGGAGCTGGTGATGCGCAACGTGGCGCAGTCGAGCGAGGCCGCGGGCCGGGCCGAGCAGATGGCGGGCGCCGCGGCCACGGTAGCGGCGCAGGGCGGCGAGGTGGTGTCGCAGGTGGTCGGCACGATGCAGGACATTCACCGCGCCTCGCACAAGATGGCGGACATCATCGGCGTGATCGACGGCATCGCGTTCCAGACGAACATCCTCGCGCTCAACGCGGCGGTGGAAGCCGCGCGCGCCGGCGAATCGGGCCGGGGCTTCGCGGTGGTGGCGGCCGAGGTGCGGCAGCTGGCCACGCGCTCGGCGGCGGCGGCGCGCGAGATCAAGGGGCTGATCGAGAACTCGGTGCAGCGCATCGAGGCCGGCACGCAGCTGGCCGACAGCGCGGGGCAGACGATGGGCCGCATCATGGCGTCGATCCGGCAGGTGGCGGGCACGGTGAACGACATCACCGAGGCCACGCATGCGCAGACGCGCGACATCGGCCAGATCAACACCGCCGTCTCTCGGCTGGACCGCATGACGCAGCAGAACTCGGCGCTGGTGGAAGAGTCGGCCGCCGCGTCGCAAGGCCTGCGCGACCAGGCACGCAGCCTCGAGGCGCTGATCAGCCAGTTCGTGCTGCCGGGCGACGGCGAGGCCGCGCGGCAAGACGCGCAGTGGCTGCCGGCCCGGGGCAATACGCCGGCCCGCAAGGCGCGGCTCGCAGCAACGCCCAAGGACCGCCTGCTGCCGGCCTGA
- a CDS encoding site-2 protease family protein: MSLTLQFIAAIALLAALHTTVMAMLARLLGITVREVSLGFGPTLLSMGIFRLRALPFGGAVMLKNTLTDTKPHDAAPDWADDAFDTQPRAVRVLLPLSGIAALIAVAFVLRPDAAWGSLVNGFAQIATGALSPLSTAQHLLGGATNVGSLGFASLLGMLAAKFAALNLLPLPTMGGGQALLALLDPCPHDQPRWKELLMQWSAWLAIALGAAWIVAIGVFLAR, encoded by the coding sequence ATGTCCCTCACCCTGCAGTTCATCGCCGCCATCGCCCTGCTGGCCGCGCTTCACACCACCGTGATGGCCATGCTCGCCCGCTTGCTCGGCATCACGGTTCGCGAGGTGTCGCTGGGCTTCGGTCCGACTCTGCTGTCCATGGGCATCTTCCGCCTGCGCGCGCTGCCGTTCGGCGGCGCGGTCATGCTCAAGAACACGCTCACCGACACCAAGCCGCACGACGCCGCGCCCGATTGGGCCGACGACGCCTTCGACACCCAGCCGCGCGCGGTGCGCGTGCTGCTTCCGCTGTCGGGCATTGCAGCGCTCATCGCCGTGGCCTTCGTGTTGCGGCCCGACGCGGCATGGGGCAGCCTCGTCAACGGCTTTGCGCAGATCGCCACGGGCGCGCTCTCGCCGCTCTCCACCGCGCAGCATCTGCTCGGCGGCGCGACGAATGTGGGGTCGCTCGGCTTCGCATCGTTGCTCGGCATGCTCGCCGCGAAGTTCGCCGCGCTGAACCTGCTTCCGCTGCCGACGATGGGCGGCGGCCAGGCCTTGCTGGCGTTGCTCGACCCATGCCCGCACGATCAGCCGCGCTGGAAGGAGCTGCTGATGCAATGGTCCGCGTGGCTGGCGATCGCGCTGGGCGCGGCATGGATCGTGGCCATCGGCGTGTTCCTCGCACGCTGA
- a CDS encoding translocation/assembly module TamB domain-containing protein → MQTEANHTDPAGAPTHTPPAARRSRTRRALRAFAWTVLGLFVAVLLLGAGAWWWLGSNKSLAFALAQAAQRLPAGQTLESRDVTGSLRTGGHIGWLKYQSESIAVEVNDATIGWQLAPLFQRKVQLGEVHAKQVLIEKRGPPSDKPAEPLQQLALPVDVDVPFRIDEVRWAGPPALQALNLSGSYSYKAAEHALEVKGVDIADGHYSARVKLQGPAPMAIDASLKGRVKAPLAEDRDIDVLAEATVKGTLAGTEARLQVAAELKPAEENADAPMEARLQAQIAPWLPQPVIDAKADLRNVDASSLWPGAPQTRLTGTVELTPDTDTGPAAWKASADIRNSVAGPWDEEKLPVEQVQAHVGFDGTSWTIPEATVRAGGGRIDAAGKWSPAPAPWQAQATVRGVRPGALYSELSGAPVSGTIKAEQKESTISFDAALRAEGGAGSKALPGFALDRALAQGQWKDQVLDLRTLRIEAQRASLDGKLQVRVADQAGSGKLNLVLPGGSAQVEGRIAPTTGGGDIKASIDDADAVQRWVQGLPGLSNVFANASAKGSARLDASWQGGWQTIQRRLQNANAPAQRGIAEPTLKAMLGVPRLDLLLPASAPGAAATAVQLNGLRAELAGSLAQASLTLQGEATTGTQKFTIDTRASGGLAGTDQWRAALASLRLQAQDSARPGAPWVLELSREVTATIRSTSGNAARLDVEASAAAATLRGPVPGTVRIDWQPLRFSQSGAAPNRVFRVQSKGQLQGLPMAWAGALGANTTLGEYGISGDLMFDGDWDIDAGDTLRVKARIARQSGDIRVQAGEAALVTRIVSTGTGTASERTMNSATAPNGVEAPSTPAGLRQAELRLDAQGDAVRATLAWDSERAGKINADIDTRVQQRAGGWQWAPDAPLGGTIKASLPNLGVWSMLAPPGWRIAGTLDAAATLSGNRAVPRWNGTLGADKLALRAPVEGLDLRDGRLRASLNGERVEITEFTLKGGAGSSARIAGQSGNRSTAASEARSDGGTLSATGDLSWGPASGTASGVRMAMQGQLRALRVLVRTDRQVTLSGDLQAKLDNGQFTVRGKLRTDRAVIILPDETAPSLGSDVVVRSAAKDREAAEAAKRESERADAQAAKPQTAKPPDIVVNFDLGDDFAVQGRGITTRLEGDLEIRSTRLNAPPRITGEVKTVKGQYRAYGQQLDVETGVARFNGPFDNPALDILAIRPNLSQRAGVQITGTAQSPRVKLYSEPALSDAETLSWVILGRASATSGGESALLQQAALSLLGKIGGSGSGGSLASRFGLDELGFKGPGSGGDLRESAVTLGKRLSKDFYITYERSIGGTFGTLFIFYDLTTRLTLRGQAGQTSGLDLIYTVKYD, encoded by the coding sequence ATGCAGACCGAAGCCAACCACACCGATCCCGCCGGCGCACCGACGCATACGCCCCCCGCCGCACGGCGCTCGCGCACGCGCCGCGCGCTGCGCGCATTCGCCTGGACCGTGCTCGGCCTGTTCGTGGCCGTGCTGCTGCTGGGTGCGGGCGCGTGGTGGTGGCTGGGCTCCAACAAGTCGCTGGCCTTCGCGCTCGCCCAGGCGGCGCAGCGCCTGCCCGCCGGGCAGACGCTGGAAAGCCGCGACGTCACCGGCTCGCTGCGCACCGGCGGCCACATCGGCTGGCTCAAGTACCAGAGCGAGAGCATCGCCGTCGAGGTGAACGACGCCACCATCGGCTGGCAGCTCGCGCCGCTGTTCCAGCGCAAGGTACAGCTGGGCGAGGTGCACGCGAAGCAGGTGCTGATCGAAAAGCGCGGCCCGCCGAGCGACAAGCCCGCGGAGCCGCTGCAGCAGCTGGCGCTGCCGGTCGATGTCGACGTGCCCTTTCGCATCGACGAAGTGCGCTGGGCCGGCCCGCCCGCGCTGCAGGCGCTCAACCTGTCGGGCAGCTACAGCTACAAGGCCGCCGAGCATGCGCTCGAAGTGAAGGGCGTGGACATTGCCGACGGCCACTACAGCGCGCGCGTCAAGCTGCAGGGCCCCGCGCCGATGGCGATCGACGCCTCGCTCAAAGGCCGCGTGAAGGCCCCGCTGGCCGAGGACCGCGACATCGACGTGCTGGCCGAAGCCACCGTCAAGGGCACGCTCGCAGGCACCGAAGCCCGCCTGCAGGTGGCCGCCGAGCTCAAGCCCGCCGAGGAAAACGCCGACGCCCCGATGGAAGCCAGGCTGCAGGCGCAGATCGCCCCTTGGCTGCCGCAGCCGGTGATCGACGCCAAGGCCGACCTGCGCAACGTGGACGCCTCCAGCCTGTGGCCCGGCGCGCCGCAGACCCGGCTCACCGGCACCGTCGAACTCACGCCCGACACCGACACCGGCCCGGCCGCATGGAAGGCATCGGCCGACATCCGCAACAGCGTGGCCGGCCCGTGGGACGAAGAAAAGCTCCCGGTCGAACAGGTGCAGGCCCACGTCGGCTTCGACGGCACCAGCTGGACCATTCCCGAAGCCACCGTGCGCGCGGGCGGCGGCCGCATCGACGCGGCCGGCAAGTGGAGCCCCGCGCCCGCCCCCTGGCAGGCCCAGGCCACCGTGCGCGGCGTGCGGCCCGGCGCGCTGTACAGCGAGCTTTCCGGCGCGCCGGTGAGCGGCACGATCAAGGCCGAGCAGAAGGAAAGCACCATCAGCTTCGACGCCGCGCTGCGCGCCGAAGGCGGCGCCGGCAGCAAGGCGCTGCCCGGCTTCGCGCTCGACCGCGCGCTGGCCCAGGGCCAGTGGAAAGACCAGGTGCTCGACCTGCGCACCCTGCGCATCGAAGCCCAGCGCGCCAGCCTCGACGGCAAGCTGCAGGTGCGCGTGGCCGACCAGGCCGGCAGCGGCAAGCTCAACCTCGTGCTGCCGGGCGGCAGCGCGCAGGTCGAAGGCCGCATCGCGCCCACCACCGGCGGCGGCGACATCAAGGCCAGCATCGACGATGCCGACGCCGTGCAGCGCTGGGTGCAGGGCCTGCCGGGGCTGTCGAACGTGTTCGCGAACGCCAGCGCCAAGGGCTCCGCCAGGCTCGATGCAAGCTGGCAGGGCGGCTGGCAGACCATCCAGCGCCGCCTGCAGAACGCGAACGCGCCGGCGCAGCGCGGCATCGCCGAGCCCACGCTCAAGGCCATGCTGGGCGTGCCCCGGCTCGACCTTCTCCTGCCGGCCTCGGCGCCCGGCGCCGCCGCCACCGCCGTGCAGCTGAACGGCCTGCGCGCCGAACTCGCGGGCAGCCTTGCGCAAGCCAGCCTCACGCTGCAGGGCGAAGCCACCACCGGCACCCAGAAATTCACCATCGACACCCGCGCCAGCGGCGGCCTCGCGGGCACCGACCAGTGGCGCGCCGCGCTCGCCAGCCTGCGCCTGCAGGCCCAGGACAGCGCCCGCCCCGGCGCCCCCTGGGTGCTGGAGCTGAGCCGCGAGGTGACGGCCACCATCCGCAGCACCAGCGGCAACGCCGCGCGCCTGGATGTCGAAGCCTCCGCCGCCGCGGCCACCCTGCGCGGCCCCGTTCCCGGCACCGTGCGCATCGACTGGCAGCCGCTGCGCTTCAGCCAGAGCGGCGCGGCGCCCAACCGCGTGTTCCGCGTGCAGTCCAAGGGCCAGCTGCAGGGCCTGCCCATGGCCTGGGCCGGCGCGCTCGGCGCCAACACCACGCTGGGCGAATACGGCATCAGCGGCGACCTGATGTTCGACGGCGACTGGGACATCGACGCCGGCGACACGCTGCGTGTCAAGGCCCGCATCGCGCGCCAGAGCGGCGACATCCGCGTGCAGGCCGGCGAGGCCGCGCTGGTCACGCGCATCGTGAGCACCGGCACGGGCACCGCCAGCGAACGCACCATGAACTCCGCCACCGCCCCCAACGGCGTCGAGGCCCCCAGCACCCCGGCCGGCCTGCGCCAGGCCGAGCTGCGGCTGGATGCCCAGGGCGACGCCGTGCGCGCCACCCTGGCGTGGGACAGCGAACGCGCCGGCAAGATCAACGCCGACATCGACACCCGCGTGCAGCAGCGCGCCGGCGGCTGGCAGTGGGCGCCCGACGCGCCGCTGGGCGGCACCATCAAGGCCAGCCTGCCCAACCTGGGCGTGTGGTCGATGCTCGCGCCGCCGGGCTGGCGCATTGCCGGCACGCTCGACGCCGCCGCCACCCTGTCGGGCAACCGCGCCGTGCCGCGCTGGAACGGCACGCTGGGCGCCGACAAGCTCGCGCTGCGCGCGCCCGTCGAAGGGCTGGACCTGCGCGACGGCCGGCTGCGCGCCTCGCTGAATGGCGAGCGCGTGGAAATCACCGAATTCACGCTCAAGGGCGGCGCCGGCAGCTCCGCGCGCATTGCCGGCCAGAGCGGCAACCGCAGCACCGCGGCCAGCGAGGCCCGCTCCGACGGCGGCACGCTGTCGGCCACCGGCGACCTCAGCTGGGGCCCGGCCAGCGGCACCGCATCGGGCGTGCGCATGGCCATGCAGGGCCAGTTGCGCGCGTTGCGCGTGCTGGTGCGCACCGACCGGCAGGTCACGCTCTCGGGCGACCTGCAGGCCAAGCTGGACAACGGCCAGTTCACCGTGCGCGGCAAGCTCAGGACCGACCGCGCCGTCATCATCCTGCCCGACGAAACCGCGCCCAGCCTGGGCAGCGACGTCGTCGTGCGCTCCGCCGCCAAGGACCGCGAGGCCGCCGAGGCGGCGAAACGCGAATCCGAGCGCGCCGACGCCCAGGCCGCGAAGCCGCAGACCGCCAAGCCGCCGGACATCGTCGTCAACTTCGACCTGGGCGACGACTTCGCGGTGCAGGGCCGCGGCATCACCACCCGCCTGGAAGGCGACCTGGAAATCCGCAGCACCCGGCTGAACGCCCCGCCGCGCATCACCGGCGAGGTGAAGACCGTGAAGGGCCAGTACCGCGCCTACGGCCAGCAGCTCGACGTGGAGACCGGCGTGGCCCGCTTCAACGGCCCCTTCGACAACCCCGCGCTGGACATCCTGGCCATTCGCCCGAACCTGTCGCAGCGTGCGGGCGTGCAGATCACCGGCACCGCGCAATCGCCGCGCGTGAAGCTGTATTCCGAGCCCGCCCTGTCGGACGCCGAAACCCTGTCATGGGTGATTCTGGGCCGCGCATCGGCCACCAGCGGCGGCGAATCGGCGCTGCTGCAGCAGGCCGCGCTGTCGCTGCTCGGCAAGATCGGCGGCAGCGGCTCCGGCGGCAGCCTGGCCAGCCGCTTCGGGCTGGACGAACTGGGCTTCAAGGGCCCGGGCAGCGGCGGCGACCTGCGCGAATCGGCGGTGACGCTGGGCAAGCGGCTTTCGAAAGACTTCTACATCACCTACGAGCGCAGCATCGGCGGGACCTTCGGCACGCTGTTCATCTTCTACGACCTGACCACCAGGCTCACGCTGCGGGGGCAGGCGGGGCAGACGAGCGGGCTGGATCTGATCTATACGGTGAAGTACGACTGA
- a CDS encoding autotransporter assembly complex protein TamA: MVRVVPVSSPAWWPALLFSGVLLLQGCSLLPKKEPSEGKPVAGLVRGDSTASTTKDDRNADGKKDKADKRDAFTVDVRGPEAVRDYLALHLEIQRYRELDDLGATEISRLMVAAEANARELLGTLGYFTPTLTLELNETPQGAKAPREIVISVSPGEITKVSNVQISYGGPIADDAAAEAQRDSIRTGWALRAGQPFTQEAWDAAKTTALRSLTAKRFPTGNIEISRAEIDADRQEARLSVTYQSGPAYKFGPLVLRGIQRYDPDGARRIARLPSGQDYDQQKLLDAQQRLASSGYYDSVFLTLDTESGNPLAAPVIAQLREAPLQKVVLGVGFTTDNGPRLSVDHIHNQVPLLGWRAVSRLSVDRDIKSLSTELNAIPDDHGWRWFSGAELKSEQSGSYVVDSGRLRGGRNKSSDHIDRSYFLQYDYAQNRGTNAPPSASAVTANWGWTGRYFDNNSAPTRGFGLALEVAAGYTLTGEQTPFTRTYARWLGVLPLGSSDDKETNARRSRLQLRLEGGAVAAKDSAQIPSTLMFLTGGDTTVRGYSYKQIGTVRADGTTVAGRYLGVASVEWQRPFVYNNKLTDWESVMFVDAGAVADKPAELKPKVGVGVGARWRSPVGPVQADLAYGVDSKKFRLHLRLGFTF, from the coding sequence ATGGTCAGGGTGGTTCCAGTTTCCTCGCCGGCGTGGTGGCCGGCTTTGCTTTTTTCCGGCGTCCTGCTTCTGCAAGGCTGCAGCCTGCTGCCGAAGAAGGAGCCGTCCGAAGGCAAGCCCGTGGCCGGCCTCGTGCGCGGTGACAGCACCGCAAGTACCACCAAAGACGACAGGAACGCAGACGGCAAGAAGGACAAGGCGGACAAGCGCGACGCCTTCACCGTCGACGTGCGCGGCCCCGAGGCCGTGCGCGACTATCTCGCGCTGCACCTCGAAATCCAGCGCTACCGCGAGCTGGACGACCTGGGCGCCACCGAAATCTCCCGCCTCATGGTGGCCGCAGAGGCCAATGCCCGCGAGCTGCTGGGCACCCTCGGCTACTTCACGCCCACGCTGACGCTCGAACTCAACGAAACGCCCCAGGGCGCCAAGGCCCCGCGCGAGATCGTCATCAGCGTCTCGCCCGGCGAGATCACCAAGGTGAGCAACGTGCAGATCAGCTACGGCGGCCCGATTGCCGATGACGCCGCGGCCGAGGCCCAGCGCGACTCGATCCGCACCGGCTGGGCCCTGCGCGCCGGCCAGCCCTTCACCCAGGAGGCCTGGGACGCGGCCAAGACCACCGCGCTGCGCAGCCTCACGGCCAAGCGCTTTCCCACCGGCAACATCGAGATCAGCCGCGCCGAGATCGATGCCGACCGCCAGGAGGCGCGCCTGAGCGTCACCTACCAGTCAGGTCCGGCCTACAAGTTCGGTCCGCTGGTGCTGCGCGGCATCCAGCGCTACGACCCCGACGGCGCGCGCCGCATCGCCCGCCTGCCCAGCGGCCAGGACTACGACCAGCAGAAGCTGCTCGACGCCCAGCAGCGGCTGGCCAGCAGCGGCTACTACGACTCGGTGTTCCTCACGCTCGACACCGAGAGCGGCAACCCGCTGGCCGCGCCCGTCATTGCGCAGCTGCGCGAGGCGCCGTTGCAGAAGGTGGTGCTGGGCGTCGGGTTCACCACCGACAACGGCCCGCGCCTGTCGGTCGACCACATCCACAACCAGGTGCCGCTGCTAGGCTGGCGCGCGGTGTCGCGGCTGTCGGTCGACCGCGACATCAAGTCGCTGAGCACCGAGCTCAACGCCATTCCCGACGACCACGGCTGGCGCTGGTTCTCCGGTGCCGAGCTGAAAAGCGAGCAGTCGGGCAGCTACGTGGTCGACAGCGGACGCCTGCGCGGCGGGCGCAACAAGTCGAGCGACCACATCGACCGCAGCTACTTCCTGCAGTACGACTACGCGCAGAACCGCGGCACCAACGCGCCTCCGTCGGCCTCCGCCGTCACCGCCAACTGGGGCTGGACCGGGCGCTACTTCGACAACAACTCCGCGCCCACGCGCGGCTTCGGCCTTGCGCTGGAAGTGGCCGCGGGCTACACGCTCACGGGCGAGCAGACGCCCTTCACCCGCACCTACGCGCGCTGGCTCGGCGTGTTGCCGCTGGGCTCGAGCGACGACAAGGAAACCAACGCGCGCCGCAGCCGCCTGCAACTGCGGCTCGAAGGCGGCGCGGTGGCGGCCAAGGACAGCGCGCAGATCCCCTCCACGCTGATGTTCCTGACCGGCGGCGACACCACCGTGCGCGGCTACAGCTACAAGCAGATCGGCACCGTGCGCGCCGACGGCACCACCGTGGCCGGCCGCTACCTGGGCGTGGCGAGCGTCGAGTGGCAGCGCCCCTTCGTCTACAACAACAAGCTCACCGACTGGGAGAGCGTGATGTTCGTCGACGCCGGCGCCGTGGCCGACAAGCCCGCCGAGCTCAAGCCCAAGGTGGGCGTGGGCGTGGGCGCGCGCTGGCGCAGCCCGGTGGGGCCGGTGCAGGCCGACCTTGCCTACGGCGTGGACAGCAAGAAGTTCCGCCTGCACCTGCGCCTCGGCTTCACCTTCTGA
- a CDS encoding vWA domain-containing protein — MLIDFFYTLRSAKLPVSVKEYLTLLEALQADVVGPNSDGAYGIDDFYYLSRTALVKDEKHYDKFDRAFAAYFKGVEMLTDFTKEVPLDWLKKTLEREFTAEEKAKIEKMGWDELMETLKKRFEEQKERHEGGSKWIGTGGTSPFGNGGYNPQGIRIGGAGKNKSAVKVWDQRAYKDYDDTQELGTRNIKVALRRLRKFAREGHDEELDLDDTIHSTAANAGFLDIKMRPERHNNVKVLLLMDVGGTMDEHIQRVEELFSAVKTEFKHLEFFYFHNCVYDFMWKNNKRRFSEKFATWDILRKYNKDYKLIFVGDATMSPYEILQPGGSVEYNNEEAGAEWIQRLTHTFPKFAWINPEPQGVWQYRQSIAVMQQLMSNRMYPLTLRGLEEAMRMLSK; from the coding sequence ATGCTCATCGACTTCTTCTACACCCTGCGCTCGGCCAAGCTGCCGGTGTCGGTCAAGGAATACCTCACGCTGCTGGAGGCCCTGCAGGCCGACGTGGTGGGCCCGAACTCCGACGGCGCCTACGGCATCGACGATTTCTACTACCTCTCGCGCACCGCGCTGGTGAAGGACGAGAAGCACTACGACAAGTTCGACCGCGCCTTCGCCGCCTACTTCAAGGGCGTGGAGATGCTGACCGACTTCACCAAGGAAGTGCCGCTCGACTGGCTCAAGAAGACGCTGGAGCGCGAGTTCACGGCTGAAGAAAAAGCCAAGATCGAGAAGATGGGCTGGGACGAGCTCATGGAAACGCTCAAGAAGCGCTTCGAGGAGCAGAAGGAACGCCACGAGGGCGGCAGCAAGTGGATCGGCACCGGCGGCACCTCGCCCTTCGGCAACGGCGGCTACAACCCGCAGGGCATCCGCATCGGCGGCGCTGGCAAGAACAAGAGCGCGGTGAAGGTGTGGGACCAGCGCGCCTACAAGGACTACGACGACACGCAGGAGCTGGGCACGCGCAACATCAAGGTCGCGCTGCGCCGGCTGCGCAAGTTCGCGCGCGAGGGGCACGACGAAGAGCTGGACCTCGACGACACCATCCACTCCACCGCGGCCAACGCCGGCTTCCTCGACATCAAGATGCGGCCCGAGCGCCACAACAACGTCAAGGTGCTGCTGCTGATGGACGTGGGCGGCACCATGGACGAGCACATCCAGCGCGTGGAAGAGCTGTTCTCGGCCGTGAAGACCGAGTTCAAGCACCTGGAGTTCTTCTACTTCCACAACTGCGTGTACGACTTCATGTGGAAGAACAACAAGCGCCGCTTCTCCGAGAAGTTCGCGACCTGGGACATCCTGCGCAAGTACAACAAGGACTACAAGCTCATCTTCGTCGGCGACGCGACCATGAGCCCCTACGAGATCCTGCAGCCCGGCGGCAGCGTCGAATACAACAACGAGGAAGCCGGCGCCGAATGGATCCAGCGCCTCACGCACACCTTCCCCAAGTTCGCATGGATCAACCCCGAGCCGCAGGGCGTATGGCAGTACCGCCAGAGCATCGCGGTGATGCAGCAGCTCATGTCCAACCGCATGTATCCGCTGACCTTGCGCGGCCTCGAAGAAGCCATGCGCATGCTGTCGAAGTAA
- a CDS encoding GNAT family N-acetyltransferase, with the protein MAFVEPVALKARGLALVPLSLEHEEGLRAAAADGELWKLRVTSVPEPQDTRAYIETALKTADRFAFAVTDEATGTVLGSTSFHDILPAVKRVEIGYTWYAARCQRTHVNTTCKLLMLTHAFDALGCNVVGWRTDNFNFASQRAIERLGAKRDGVIRGHAMRRDGTIRDTVMYSLRAGEWPEVKAQLLYLLDKPRG; encoded by the coding sequence ATGGCGTTCGTCGAACCTGTCGCGCTGAAGGCACGCGGCCTCGCGCTGGTGCCGCTCTCGCTCGAACACGAAGAAGGCCTGCGCGCCGCGGCCGCCGACGGCGAGCTGTGGAAGCTGCGCGTCACCTCCGTGCCCGAGCCGCAGGACACCCGCGCCTACATCGAGACCGCGCTCAAGACCGCCGACCGCTTCGCCTTCGCGGTGACCGACGAGGCCACCGGCACCGTGCTCGGCAGCACCAGCTTCCACGACATCCTGCCAGCGGTGAAGCGCGTGGAGATCGGCTACACGTGGTACGCCGCGCGCTGCCAGCGCACCCACGTCAACACCACCTGCAAGCTGCTGATGCTCACGCATGCCTTCGATGCGCTGGGCTGCAACGTGGTGGGCTGGCGCACCGACAACTTCAACTTCGCGTCGCAGCGCGCCATCGAACGCCTGGGCGCCAAGAGAGACGGCGTGATCCGCGGCCACGCGATGCGCCGCGACGGCACCATCCGCGACACCGTCATGTACAGCCTGCGCGCGGGCGAATGGCCCGAGGTGAAGGCACAGCTGCTGTACCTGCTCGACAAGCCGCGCGGCTGA